The Streptomyces sp. RKAG293 genome includes a region encoding these proteins:
- a CDS encoding nitronate monooxygenase produces the protein MSEPPDETAASFETPASFDTRGSFDTPASFETPLTKLVGVRYPIVQTGMGWVAGPRLVSATANAGALGILASATMTTEQLRSAVREVRSRTDAPFGVNLRADAGDAQERVGILIEEGVRVASFALAPSRDLIARLKDAGVVVIPSIGARRHAEKVEAWGADAVLVQGGEGGGHTGNVATTVLLPQVVDAVSIPVIAAGGFFDGRGLVAALAYGAAGIAMGTRFLLTSDSTVPDAVKARYLAASVKDVTVTTKVDGLPHRMLRSELVDALERSGRPAALLRALRHAAAFKHDSGLGWRQMIRDGLAMKHGKELTWSQVLLAANTPMMLKASMVEGRTDLGVMASGQVAGLIEDLPSCAELVGRIMAEAWAALGALPREPVR, from the coding sequence ATGAGCGAGCCGCCCGACGAGACCGCCGCGTCGTTCGAGACCCCCGCGTCGTTCGACACCCGGGGCTCGTTCGACACCCCGGCCTCGTTCGAGACCCCGCTGACCAAGCTGGTCGGTGTGCGGTACCCGATCGTGCAGACCGGTATGGGCTGGGTGGCCGGCCCCCGGCTGGTGTCCGCCACCGCGAACGCCGGGGCGCTGGGCATACTCGCCTCCGCCACCATGACGACGGAGCAACTCCGTTCCGCTGTAAGGGAGGTCCGGTCGCGGACCGACGCGCCGTTCGGCGTCAATCTGCGGGCGGACGCGGGCGACGCACAGGAGCGGGTCGGGATCCTGATCGAGGAGGGGGTGCGGGTCGCGTCCTTCGCCCTCGCGCCGTCCCGGGACCTGATCGCCCGCCTCAAGGACGCGGGGGTGGTCGTCATCCCGTCCATCGGGGCCCGCCGCCACGCGGAGAAGGTCGAGGCGTGGGGCGCCGACGCCGTTCTGGTGCAGGGCGGCGAGGGCGGCGGCCACACCGGGAACGTCGCGACGACGGTGCTGCTCCCGCAGGTGGTCGATGCCGTCAGCATCCCCGTGATCGCGGCGGGCGGTTTCTTCGACGGCCGCGGGCTCGTCGCCGCGCTGGCGTACGGGGCGGCCGGGATCGCGATGGGCACCCGCTTCCTGCTCACCTCGGACAGCACGGTCCCGGACGCGGTGAAGGCCCGCTACCTGGCGGCGTCGGTCAAGGACGTCACCGTCACCACCAAGGTCGACGGCCTGCCGCACCGGATGCTGCGCTCGGAACTGGTCGACGCCCTGGAGCGCTCGGGCCGGCCCGCCGCCCTGCTGCGCGCCCTGCGGCACGCGGCGGCGTTCAAGCACGATTCCGGGCTCGGCTGGCGGCAGATGATCCGCGACGGTCTCGCGATGAAACACGGCAAGGAGCTGACCTGGAGCCAGGTGCTGCTGGCGGCCAACACCCCGATGATGCTCAAGGCGTCGATGGTCGAGGGCCGTACCGACCTCGGGGTGATGGCCTCGGGCCAGGTCGCGGGGCTGATCGAGGACCTGCCGTCGTGCGCGGAACTCGTCGGCAGGATCATGGCGGAGGCCTGGGCGGCGCTCGGCGCGCTCCCCCGGGAGCCGGTGCGGTAG
- the add gene encoding adenosine deaminase — protein MTSTSAAPRDLRALPKAHLHVHLESTVRWPTLAEIGAANGVEIPAHLVDGGHAFESFADFFAQNDLVRSCLRRPADFHRIAYEFCEDEAASGSRYAEVSFTAAGHGERLGDLDMPLVSVLAGLAAGQEAFGIECRVLLDHSRRRSVERAWRTLELAERHTGAGVVGIGVAGDEAHPVEPFAEVFVAARKAGLHIVHHAGEACGPESIRAALDTGGAERIGHSIRILDDEALVAEVRERRIPLEVCPSSNVALGFAASLRAHPLERMRAAGLFVTLSTDIPSMINVSLAREYELVRDAFGYDDEVLAELARAGVDASFAPDGTKARLRAAIDDWLAQDA, from the coding sequence ATGACGTCGACCTCCGCCGCGCCGCGTGACCTGCGCGCGCTGCCCAAGGCCCATCTGCACGTTCACCTGGAAAGCACCGTGCGGTGGCCGACCCTGGCGGAGATCGGCGCCGCGAACGGTGTGGAGATCCCCGCGCATCTGGTGGACGGCGGACACGCCTTCGAGAGCTTCGCGGACTTCTTCGCGCAGAACGACCTGGTCCGGTCGTGCCTCCGCCGGCCGGCGGACTTCCACCGGATCGCCTACGAGTTCTGCGAGGACGAGGCGGCCAGCGGCAGCCGCTACGCGGAGGTGTCCTTCACCGCCGCGGGCCACGGGGAACGGCTCGGCGATCTCGACATGCCGCTGGTGAGCGTGCTGGCAGGGCTGGCCGCGGGACAGGAGGCGTTCGGCATCGAGTGCCGGGTGCTGCTCGACCACTCCCGCCGCCGTTCGGTGGAGCGCGCCTGGCGCACCCTGGAACTCGCCGAACGCCACACCGGGGCCGGCGTGGTGGGCATCGGGGTCGCGGGTGACGAGGCGCACCCCGTCGAACCGTTCGCGGAGGTCTTCGTCGCCGCCCGCAAGGCCGGACTGCACATCGTGCACCACGCGGGCGAGGCCTGCGGTCCGGAGAGCATCCGCGCCGCCCTGGACACCGGGGGAGCCGAGCGGATCGGACACAGCATCCGGATCCTGGACGACGAGGCACTCGTCGCCGAGGTGCGGGAGCGGCGGATCCCGCTCGAGGTGTGCCCGTCGTCGAACGTCGCCCTCGGCTTCGCGGCGTCGCTGCGCGCGCACCCGCTGGAGCGGATGCGCGCGGCCGGGCTGTTCGTCACGCTCAGCACCGACATCCCGTCGATGATCAACGTGTCACTGGCCCGCGAGTACGAACTCGTCCGCGACGCCTTCGGCTACGACGACGAGGTGCTGGCCGAACTGGCCCGCGCCGGAGTGGACGCCTCGTTCGCGCCGGACGGCACCAAGGCGCGGCTGCGGGCGGCGATCGACGACTGGCTGGCCCAGGACGCCTGA
- a CDS encoding CoA-transferase, protein MTAKDTSGVTRAEYCVVACAEAWRGDGEILASPMGTVPAIGARLAKLTFSPDLLLTDGEAMLIGDVPAIGGASELIEGWLPYRQHLAMVTGGKRHVMMGASQVDRFGNQNISCIGDWEQPKRQLLGSRGAPVNTLNNPTSYWVPRHSSRVFVARVDMVSGVGYDRAAAAGKTATRFHEIRRVISDLAVFDFDTPDRSMRIRSLHPGVSAEQVQDATGFPLVIPADVPFTREPTDAELRLIREVIDPRGLRDREVRA, encoded by the coding sequence ATGACCGCGAAGGACACCTCGGGTGTGACCCGCGCCGAGTACTGCGTGGTGGCGTGTGCCGAGGCCTGGCGCGGGGACGGCGAGATCCTCGCCAGCCCGATGGGCACCGTGCCGGCGATCGGCGCCCGGCTGGCGAAGCTCACCTTCTCGCCCGATCTGCTGCTCACCGACGGCGAGGCGATGCTGATCGGCGACGTCCCGGCGATCGGGGGCGCGTCGGAGCTGATCGAGGGCTGGCTGCCGTACCGCCAGCACCTGGCGATGGTCACCGGCGGCAAGCGGCACGTGATGATGGGCGCCAGCCAGGTGGACCGGTTCGGCAATCAGAACATCTCCTGCATCGGCGACTGGGAACAGCCCAAGCGCCAGCTGCTGGGGTCCCGGGGCGCACCCGTCAACACCCTCAACAATCCGACCAGTTACTGGGTGCCGAGGCACTCGTCCCGGGTCTTCGTCGCGCGTGTCGACATGGTCAGCGGCGTCGGCTACGACCGCGCGGCGGCGGCCGGGAAGACCGCGACCCGGTTCCACGAGATCCGCCGGGTCATCTCCGACCTCGCCGTCTTCGATTTCGACACCCCGGACCGGTCGATGCGGATCCGCTCCCTGCACCCGGGGGTATCGGCGGAACAGGTGCAGGACGCCACCGGCTTCCCGCTCGTGATCCCCGCCGATGTCCCGTTCACCCGTGAGCCGACGGACGCCGAACTGCGGCTGATCCGCGAGGTGATCGACCCCCGTGGCCTGCGGGACCGCGAGGTACGGGCATGA
- a CDS encoding TetR/AcrR family transcriptional regulator, whose amino-acid sequence MTAAPERRGELLATAAEVFAAQGYNATTVRRIADEAGMLAGSLYYHFDSKESMVDEILSTFLNELWAGYDEVLAAGLGPRETIEALVTQSFKEIDRHRAAVAIYQKEARHLAAQPRFGYLADSQVKFERAWLGTLERGVAAGVFRADLDVRLTYRFVRDTVWVAASWYRPGGQHSPEEIARQYLSMVLDGVAVRS is encoded by the coding sequence ATGACCGCCGCCCCCGAGCGCCGCGGCGAACTCCTGGCGACCGCGGCCGAGGTGTTCGCCGCGCAGGGCTACAACGCGACGACCGTCCGGCGGATCGCGGACGAGGCGGGCATGCTCGCGGGCAGCCTCTACTACCACTTCGACTCCAAGGAATCGATGGTCGACGAGATCCTCTCGACCTTCCTCAACGAACTGTGGGCCGGGTACGACGAGGTGCTGGCCGCCGGCCTCGGGCCCAGGGAGACCATCGAGGCCCTGGTCACGCAGTCCTTCAAGGAGATCGACCGGCACCGGGCGGCGGTGGCGATCTACCAGAAGGAAGCCAGGCACCTGGCCGCCCAGCCGCGCTTCGGCTATCTCGCCGACTCGCAGGTGAAGTTCGAACGGGCCTGGCTGGGGACGCTGGAGCGCGGGGTGGCCGCCGGAGTCTTCCGCGCCGACCTCGACGTACGGCTCACCTACCGGTTCGTCCGCGACACCGTCTGGGTCGCGGCCTCCTGGTACCGGCCGGGCGGACAGCACAGCCCGGAGGAGATCGCCCGGCAGTACCTGTCGATGGTGCTGGACGGTGTGGCCGTCCGGAGCTGA
- a CDS encoding SDR family oxidoreductase → MTEAGICEGRVAVITGAGRGLGRAHALAFAAEGARVVVNDLGVGLDGAGGSAGPAQQVVDEIRALGGEAVANGDDIATTAGAAALVATAIDTFGRLDTLVNNAGFLRDRMLVNLDEDDWDAVLRVHLKGHFLPLKHAAAHWRAEAKAGRTPDARVVNTSSGAGLLGSVGQGNYSAAKAGIIGLTLVASAEMARYGVRVNAIAPAARTRMTERTFAGTMAAPEGDAFDAMAPENVSPLVVWLGSAASAAVTGRVFETEAGRITVMEGWRPGPTADKGARWTPAEAGETALKLLADSELPQPVYGA, encoded by the coding sequence ATGACCGAAGCCGGAATCTGCGAGGGCCGGGTCGCCGTCATCACCGGTGCGGGCCGCGGTCTCGGGCGCGCCCATGCGCTCGCCTTCGCCGCCGAGGGCGCGCGAGTCGTCGTGAACGACCTCGGGGTCGGTCTCGACGGCGCCGGGGGCTCGGCGGGTCCTGCCCAGCAGGTCGTCGACGAGATCCGCGCGCTGGGCGGCGAAGCGGTCGCCAACGGCGACGACATCGCCACCACGGCCGGGGCCGCGGCTCTGGTCGCCACCGCGATCGACACGTTCGGCCGGCTCGACACCCTCGTCAACAACGCCGGGTTCCTGCGCGACCGGATGCTCGTCAACCTCGACGAGGACGACTGGGACGCGGTGCTGCGCGTCCATCTCAAAGGACATTTCCTGCCGCTGAAGCATGCCGCCGCGCACTGGCGTGCTGAGGCCAAGGCGGGCCGTACGCCGGATGCCCGGGTGGTCAACACCAGTTCCGGGGCAGGGCTGCTGGGCAGCGTCGGGCAGGGCAACTACTCGGCGGCGAAGGCCGGGATCATCGGTCTGACGCTCGTCGCCTCCGCCGAGATGGCCCGTTACGGCGTCCGCGTCAACGCCATCGCGCCCGCCGCCCGCACCCGGATGACCGAGCGGACCTTCGCCGGGACCATGGCCGCGCCAGAGGGCGACGCCTTCGACGCCATGGCGCCGGAGAACGTCTCCCCGCTGGTCGTCTGGCTCGGTTCCGCGGCCTCCGCCGCCGTCACCGGACGGGTCTTCGAGACCGAGGCGGGCCGGATCACCGTCATGGAGGGCTGGCGGCCGGGACCGACGGCGGACAAGGGCGCCCGTTGGACGCCGGCGGAGGCGGGCGAGACCGCCCTGAAGCTGCTGGCCGACTCCGAGCTCCCGCAGCCGGTCTACGGGGCGTGA
- a CDS encoding TetR/AcrR family transcriptional regulator, with protein MQEQTQDAAPVAGPATAPAAAPTTATGPGPASTAVRRNPVQRRSAERVERILSACAVLLDEVGYTALTTKEVARRAEVPIGTLYQFFPGKDGLLGALATRNLERYTDRLSRRIAAESPRDIGTLVDLAVEEFVAMRRAVPGFGVVDFGAVGREDPTARHLLDTEIDNNTAVADRLWALTGGLLDPAASRLAGRVALECADAVLRLAFRTDPDGDPALIAECKRVLRRYLGSRTD; from the coding sequence ATGCAGGAACAGACTCAGGACGCCGCCCCCGTCGCCGGACCAGCCACCGCGCCAGCCGCAGCCCCCACCACCGCCACCGGCCCCGGCCCCGCGTCCACCGCCGTCCGCCGCAATCCGGTGCAGCGGCGCAGCGCCGAGCGCGTCGAGCGCATCCTCAGCGCCTGCGCCGTCCTGCTGGACGAGGTCGGTTACACCGCGCTCACGACCAAGGAGGTGGCCCGCCGGGCGGAGGTGCCGATCGGTACCCTCTACCAGTTCTTTCCCGGCAAGGACGGGCTGCTCGGCGCGCTCGCCACCCGCAATCTGGAGCGCTACACCGACCGGCTGTCCCGGCGGATCGCGGCCGAGTCCCCCCGTGACATCGGCACCCTGGTGGATCTGGCCGTCGAGGAGTTCGTCGCGATGCGGCGGGCGGTGCCGGGATTCGGGGTCGTCGACTTCGGCGCCGTGGGCCGCGAGGACCCCACCGCCCGGCATCTGCTCGACACCGAGATCGACAACAACACCGCGGTCGCCGACCGGCTGTGGGCCCTCACCGGCGGGCTGCTGGACCCCGCCGCCTCCCGGCTGGCCGGCCGGGTCGCCCTGGAGTGCGCCGACGCCGTACTGCGGCTGGCCTTCCGCACCGACCCGGACGGCGACCCGGCGCTGATCGCCGAGTGCAAGCGGGTGCTGCGCCGCTATCTCGGCAGTCGGACGGATTGA
- a CDS encoding CoA-transferase, with translation MTAEQVVGRLESGMTLGIGGWGSRRKPMALIRALLRSDVTDLTVVSYGGPDVGLLAAAGKIRKLVAAFTTLDSIPLEPHFRAGRESAAFEMTELDEAMFMWGLTAAVHRLPFMPIRAGLGSDIMRVNPGLRTVVSPYEDGEELVAVPALRLDAALVHLNRADAFGNGQYLGPDPYFDDLFCEAADAAYVSCERIVGSAELLEAGAPQTLLVKRHSVTGVVETPNGAHFTSCAPDYDRDEAFQSAYAKAAADPAAWREFTERFLSGDEDTYQAAVAAFAKEGA, from the coding sequence ATGACCGCCGAGCAGGTCGTCGGCCGGCTGGAGAGCGGGATGACCCTCGGCATCGGCGGCTGGGGGTCGCGCCGCAAGCCGATGGCGCTGATCCGGGCGCTGCTCCGCTCGGACGTCACGGACCTGACCGTGGTCTCCTACGGCGGCCCCGACGTCGGACTGCTGGCCGCGGCCGGGAAGATCCGCAAACTGGTCGCCGCCTTCACCACCCTGGACTCGATCCCGCTGGAACCGCACTTCCGGGCCGGCCGTGAGAGCGCCGCCTTCGAGATGACGGAGCTGGACGAGGCGATGTTCATGTGGGGGCTGACCGCCGCCGTCCACCGGCTGCCCTTCATGCCGATCCGGGCCGGGCTCGGCTCGGACATCATGCGGGTCAACCCCGGCCTGCGGACGGTCGTCTCCCCGTACGAGGACGGCGAGGAGCTGGTGGCCGTGCCCGCCCTCCGGCTCGACGCGGCGCTCGTGCACCTGAACCGGGCCGACGCCTTCGGCAACGGCCAGTACCTGGGCCCCGACCCGTACTTCGACGACCTGTTCTGCGAGGCGGCCGACGCCGCGTACGTCAGCTGCGAACGCATCGTCGGCAGCGCCGAGCTGCTGGAGGCGGGCGCGCCGCAGACACTGCTGGTGAAGCGGCATTCGGTCACCGGCGTCGTCGAGACCCCGAACGGCGCGCACTTCACCTCCTGCGCCCCGGACTACGACCGGGACGAGGCGTTCCAGAGCGCGTACGCCAAGGCCGCCGCCGACCCCGCGGCCTGGCGGGAGTTCACCGAACGCTTCCTGTCCGGCGACGAGGACACCTACCAGGCCGCAGTGGCGGCGTTCGCGAAGGAGGGCGCATGA
- a CDS encoding glycine hydroxymethyltransferase — MAAEPSSFSIKPGESTESTAFRSALDVIRAVEPRVADAIGAEIEDQRAQLKLIASENYASPAVLLTMGNWFSDKYAEGTVGRRFYAGCRNVDTVEALAAEHARELFGAAHAYVQPHSGIDANLVAFWSVLAQRVESPALERAKVRHVNDLTEQDWAALRRELGDQRMLGMALDAGGHLTHGFRPNISGKMFDQRSYGTDPATGLLDYAALRETAREFRPLILVAGYSAYPRLVNFRIMREIAEEVGATLMVDMAHFAGLVAGKVLTGDFDPVPHANIVTTTTHKSLRGPRGGMVLCDAELAEHVDRGCPMVLGGPLPHVMAAKAVALAEARRPDFRDYAQRIVDNASALAEGLLRRGVSLVTGGTDNHLVLADVSGYGLTGRQAESALLDAGIVTNRNSVPQDPNGAWYTSGVRIGTPALTTRGLGVQEMDEIAGLIDTVLANTRPGTTANGAPSKASHVLDAAVADQVAGRSADLLAGFPLYPGVDLSQT, encoded by the coding sequence ATGGCCGCAGAACCGTCGTCCTTCAGCATCAAGCCCGGCGAATCGACCGAATCCACCGCCTTCCGCAGCGCGCTGGACGTCATCCGGGCCGTCGAGCCGCGCGTCGCGGACGCCATCGGCGCCGAGATCGAGGACCAGCGCGCCCAGCTCAAGCTCATCGCCAGCGAGAACTACGCCTCCCCCGCCGTCCTGCTGACCATGGGCAACTGGTTCAGCGACAAGTACGCCGAGGGCACGGTCGGCCGCCGCTTCTACGCGGGCTGCCGCAATGTCGACACCGTCGAGGCGCTCGCCGCCGAGCACGCCCGCGAGCTGTTCGGCGCGGCACACGCCTACGTGCAGCCGCACTCCGGCATCGACGCCAACCTGGTCGCCTTCTGGTCCGTGCTCGCCCAGCGGGTGGAGAGCCCGGCGCTGGAGCGGGCCAAGGTCCGGCACGTCAACGACCTGACCGAGCAGGACTGGGCGGCGCTGCGCCGCGAGCTCGGGGACCAGCGGATGCTCGGTATGGCGCTCGACGCGGGCGGCCACCTCACCCACGGCTTCCGCCCCAACATCTCGGGCAAGATGTTCGACCAGCGCAGCTACGGCACCGATCCGGCGACCGGCCTGCTGGACTACGCCGCGCTGCGCGAGACCGCGCGCGAGTTCCGCCCGCTCATCCTGGTCGCCGGCTACTCCGCCTATCCGCGGTTGGTCAACTTCCGCATCATGCGGGAGATCGCCGAAGAGGTCGGCGCGACGCTGATGGTCGACATGGCGCACTTCGCCGGCTTGGTCGCGGGCAAGGTGCTCACCGGCGACTTCGACCCGGTGCCGCACGCCAACATCGTCACGACCACCACTCACAAGTCGCTGCGCGGGCCGCGCGGCGGCATGGTCCTGTGCGACGCCGAACTGGCCGAGCACGTCGACCGCGGCTGCCCCATGGTGCTCGGCGGCCCGCTGCCGCACGTGATGGCCGCCAAGGCCGTGGCACTCGCCGAGGCGCGCAGGCCCGACTTCCGCGACTACGCGCAGCGCATCGTCGACAACGCGTCCGCGCTGGCCGAGGGGCTGCTGCGGCGCGGCGTCTCCCTCGTCACCGGCGGCACCGACAACCACCTGGTGCTCGCCGACGTCTCCGGGTACGGGCTCACCGGCCGCCAGGCCGAGTCGGCACTGCTGGATGCCGGCATCGTCACCAACCGCAACTCGGTACCGCAGGACCCGAACGGCGCCTGGTACACGTCCGGGGTCCGCATCGGCACCCCGGCGCTCACCACGCGCGGGCTCGGTGTGCAGGAGATGGATGAGATCGCGGGCCTGATCGACACGGTGCTGGCCAACACCCGCCCCGGCACGACCGCCAACGGCGCTCCGTCCAAGGCGAGCCATGTGCTCGACGCCGCCGTGGCCGACCAGGTCGCCGGGCGCTCCGCCGACCTGCTGGCCGGGTTCCCGCTCTACCCGGGCGTCGACCTGAGTCAGACCTGA
- a CDS encoding enoyl-CoA hydratase family protein, with product MGVSTSAPQDGIAVITVDFPPVNALPVQGWFDLADALRAAGADPAVRCVVLTAAGRGFNAGVDIKEMQRTPGHQALVGANRGCAEAFGAVYDCEVPVIAAVHGFCLGGGIGLVGNADAIVASDDATFGLPELDRGALGAATHLSRLVPQHLMRALYFTSRTATAQELYRHGSVWEVVPREKVLDAALALAREMAAKDGELLRLAKAAINGIDPVDVRRSYRFEQGFTFEANLSGLADRHRDAFVSTKSANSEQQEKPEQPEQITTPGQPVKEER from the coding sequence ATGGGTGTCTCCACCTCGGCCCCGCAAGACGGAATCGCCGTCATCACCGTCGACTTCCCACCCGTCAACGCCCTCCCCGTACAGGGGTGGTTCGACCTGGCCGACGCGCTGCGCGCGGCCGGCGCCGATCCGGCCGTCCGCTGTGTCGTGCTCACCGCCGCGGGCCGCGGCTTCAACGCGGGCGTCGACATCAAGGAGATGCAGCGCACGCCCGGACACCAGGCGCTGGTCGGCGCCAACCGCGGCTGCGCCGAGGCGTTCGGCGCCGTCTACGACTGCGAGGTACCGGTCATCGCCGCCGTGCACGGCTTCTGCCTGGGCGGCGGCATCGGCCTGGTGGGCAACGCCGACGCCATCGTGGCCAGCGACGACGCGACGTTCGGACTGCCGGAACTGGACCGCGGGGCACTCGGAGCCGCCACCCACCTGTCCCGGCTCGTCCCGCAGCACCTCATGCGCGCCCTGTACTTCACCTCCCGCACCGCGACCGCCCAGGAGCTGTACCGGCACGGCTCGGTGTGGGAGGTCGTGCCGCGCGAGAAGGTGCTGGACGCGGCGCTCGCGCTGGCCCGCGAAATGGCGGCCAAGGACGGCGAGTTGCTGCGGCTGGCCAAGGCCGCGATCAACGGCATCGACCCGGTGGACGTCCGCCGCAGCTACCGCTTCGAGCAGGGCTTCACCTTCGAGGCCAACCTCAGCGGGCTCGCCGACCGGCACCGGGACGCGTTCGTGTCGACGAAATCAGCGAACTCGGAGCAGCAGGAGAAGCCGGAGCAGCCGGAGCAGATCACCACCCCCGGGCAACCGGTGAAGGAGGAGCGGTGA
- a CDS encoding acetyl-CoA C-acetyltransferase produces the protein MAEAYIVEAVRTPIGRRKGGLSAVHPADLGAHVLKALMERSGADPAAVEDVVFGCLDTVGPQAGDIARTAWLAAGLPEEVPGVTVDRQCGSSQQAVHFAAQAVLSGTSDLVVAGGTQNMSMIPIAFASRQAADPLGLTEGPFAGSEGWRARYGDQPVNQFHGAELIADKWGITREAMEELALRSHQRALRAIDEGRFDRELVAYGEVTTDEGPRRDTSLEKMAALKPVVEGGRITAAVSSQVSDGASALLIASERAVAEHGLTPRARIHHLSCRGEDPIRMLSAPIPATAYALKKTGLSMDDIDLVEINEAFAPVVLAWLKETGTDPGKVNVNGGAIALGHPLGATGTKLMTTLLHELERTGGRYGLQTMCEGGGQANVTIIERL, from the coding sequence ATGGCCGAGGCCTACATCGTCGAAGCGGTCCGCACCCCGATCGGCAGGCGCAAGGGCGGACTGTCCGCCGTGCACCCCGCCGACCTCGGCGCGCATGTCCTCAAGGCGCTCATGGAGCGTTCGGGAGCCGACCCGGCGGCGGTCGAGGACGTGGTGTTCGGCTGCCTGGACACCGTCGGCCCGCAGGCCGGCGACATCGCCAGGACGGCCTGGCTGGCGGCGGGCCTTCCCGAGGAGGTGCCGGGGGTGACCGTCGACCGGCAGTGCGGCTCCTCCCAGCAGGCCGTGCACTTCGCCGCCCAGGCGGTGCTCTCCGGCACCAGCGACCTGGTGGTCGCGGGCGGCACCCAGAACATGTCGATGATCCCGATCGCCTTCGCCAGCCGGCAGGCCGCCGACCCGCTCGGTCTCACCGAGGGCCCGTTCGCCGGCTCCGAGGGCTGGCGGGCCCGCTACGGAGACCAGCCCGTCAACCAGTTCCACGGCGCCGAGCTGATCGCCGACAAGTGGGGCATCACCCGCGAGGCGATGGAGGAGCTGGCACTGCGCTCCCACCAGCGGGCGCTGCGCGCCATCGACGAGGGCCGGTTCGACCGTGAACTCGTCGCGTACGGCGAGGTGACCACCGACGAGGGACCGCGCCGGGACACCAGCCTGGAGAAGATGGCGGCCCTCAAACCGGTGGTCGAGGGCGGCAGGATCACCGCCGCCGTCTCCTCGCAGGTCTCCGACGGCGCCTCGGCGCTGCTGATCGCCTCCGAGCGCGCGGTCGCCGAGCACGGTCTGACGCCGCGGGCCCGGATCCACCATCTGTCCTGCCGCGGCGAGGACCCGATCCGGATGCTGTCCGCGCCCATCCCCGCGACCGCGTACGCGCTGAAGAAGACCGGGCTGTCCATGGACGACATCGACCTGGTGGAGATCAACGAGGCCTTCGCCCCCGTCGTGCTCGCCTGGCTCAAGGAGACCGGCACCGACCCCGGGAAGGTCAACGTCAACGGGGGCGCCATCGCCCTGGGCCACCCGCTCGGTGCCACCGGCACCAAGCTGATGACGACGCTGCTCCACGAGCTGGAGCGCACCGGCGGCCGGTACGGCCTGCAGACCATGTGCGAGGGCGGCGGCCAGGCGAACGTCACCATCATCGAGCGGCTGTAG
- a CDS encoding SDR family oxidoreductase — MTVTVDLSGRVAVVTGGTRGVGAGIARAFLEAGAEVVVCARRPPDEPVAADGRTARFVPLDLRDPGSVDAFFAQVKDDCGRLDTLVNNAGGTPFRLLADGGAARHARVLELNLTTPLTASLAAYEVMRGQRTGGSILMIGSVSGGRPSPGTAAYGAAKAGLDSLARSMAVEWAPDVRVNTLVLGMVRTELSHLHYGDDAGIAAVGRTVPAGRLAEPGEVGDACVFLASDRAAYITGASLLVHGGGERPAFLDAATANRDPDTASPSPSPSPAPSPAPSTSPSPSTVNKES, encoded by the coding sequence TTGACGGTCACCGTCGATCTGTCCGGACGCGTCGCCGTCGTCACCGGCGGCACGAGAGGCGTCGGCGCGGGGATCGCCCGCGCCTTCCTGGAGGCGGGCGCGGAGGTGGTGGTCTGCGCGCGCCGCCCCCCTGACGAACCCGTCGCGGCGGACGGCCGCACGGCCCGGTTCGTCCCCCTCGACCTGCGGGACCCCGGCTCCGTCGACGCGTTCTTCGCGCAGGTGAAGGATGACTGCGGGCGGCTCGACACCCTGGTCAACAATGCCGGCGGGACGCCGTTCCGGCTGCTCGCCGACGGCGGCGCAGCCCGGCACGCCCGGGTCCTCGAACTCAACCTCACCACCCCGCTGACCGCGTCACTGGCCGCTTACGAGGTGATGCGCGGTCAGCGGACCGGCGGCTCGATCCTCATGATCGGCAGCGTCAGCGGCGGCCGGCCGTCACCCGGGACCGCCGCCTACGGCGCCGCCAAGGCGGGCCTGGACAGCCTCGCGCGGTCCATGGCCGTCGAATGGGCCCCGGACGTACGCGTCAACACCCTGGTGCTCGGCATGGTCCGCACGGAGCTGTCCCATCTGCACTACGGGGACGACGCCGGCATCGCGGCCGTCGGCCGGACCGTGCCCGCCGGGCGGCTGGCCGAGCCCGGCGAGGTGGGGGACGCCTGTGTCTTCCTCGCCTCGGACCGCGCCGCGTACATCACCGGGGCGAGCCTGCTCGTGCACGGCGGCGGCGAGCGCCCGGCTTTCCTCGACGCCGCCACCGCCAACCGCGATCCGGACACTGCCTCGCCGTCGCCGTCGCCGTCGCCGGCACCTTCACCAGCACCTTCAACGTCCCCGTCTCCGTCAACCGTGAACAAGGAGAGCTGA